The Desulfovulcanus ferrireducens genomic interval GTAGTTCAGGCCTTTAAGCAACTGGCCCGGGTAGAAGGCAGAGTACACAACATACACCCAGACAAGGTCCATTTTCACGAAATCGGGGCTATGGATACCTTGGTGGACATAGTCGGGGCCTTTTGGGGACTACATGAGTTGGGCATTGAAAAGGTCTATTCTTCACCTGTCCCCTGGTTCCGGGGAAAAATAAATTGTGCCCACGGCAAAATATCCCTTCCAGCCCCGGCCACTACCCTTTTGCTCCTGGACAAGCCTGTCCAGGATTCAGATTTTGACTGGGAAATCATCACCCCAACAGGCGCACTGATTATAGACCAGGTAGTTGATGAATTTAAACCTGGTCCTTGTGGTATTTTACGCGGAACTGGTATCGGTTTTGGGAAAACCAGGAAAGGATTTAATGGCCTGCGTGTTTATTTACTAGAAGAGGAAATAACCCCTGCTGATGAGGTTTATGTCCTGGAGTCAAACGTTGACCATCTTACAGGGGAAGAGTTGGGGCTTTTTTTTGACCAGGTATTGGCCTCAGGGGCCCTGGACGTCATCTATTTGCCCGGAGTGATGAAAAAAAACAGGCCAGGCGGAATGCTCCAGGTCTTGTCCCCGCCTGAACATTTGCACACAGTGGAAGATATCTTTTTTAAACATAGTCTGACCCTGGGCTTAAGGATACGCAAGGTGCAAAGGGTCATGCTTCCTCGGCAGGAATCAACGGCCAGGACAAAATGGGGGGATGTGCAGGCCAAAAAGATAACCTGGAAAAATAATCAATTTTTGCGGCCGGAAAATGAATCGCTAAAAAAATTAGCCCAAAAAACAGGTCTTTCTGTGGTCGAACTAAGACTTTTAATGCAAGATTTACAGGAAATAGACTAGGGTCTGTGCAACCGGATAAAAATATTTTCCGTGACCAGGGGATGGTCAGTGCAAAAAATGGCGCTCAACCCCGGGTGGACCAAAGAAATTTGCTCGCCGTTTTCCTTTTCCAGTGCATAGTCACTGTTTTTTAGTACTGGCCGCTTTAGCCCCGGACAGACGAGTTCAACATCTAAATTTCTATCCCATTTTTCTTTGACTCTGACCCGCCATTTATGCGCATCTAGCTGCTCAACGACTTGGGCCAGGATAATTTTCTTCTCATTTTTGGCCAGGGGGGAAACAAAAATTTTTCTTTGTGGCAGAAAAAAGCCGGAACCCAAAGGCCTGGTACTGGTATTTCTAAGCTCCCGGAGGTAAATATCCAGGTCAAATTCTTTGCTCTCCAAAGCATTGAGTGCTGTTTTATATACATCCACAACCTGAGCCAGGTAGGATGTGGTTTTCATCCGCCCTTCAATCTTCAGAGAAGCAATT includes:
- the larC gene encoding nickel pincer cofactor biosynthesis protein LarC produces the protein MKTLYIDCEFGISGDMFLAALADLGLDFSKLEKIFEEAGLKATIEVKEEQRCGVGGRQVDIIYNQNQPLRTLKDILPLVQNLKIQENIFHKVVQAFKQLARVEGRVHNIHPDKVHFHEIGAMDTLVDIVGAFWGLHELGIEKVYSSPVPWFRGKINCAHGKISLPAPATTLLLLDKPVQDSDFDWEIITPTGALIIDQVVDEFKPGPCGILRGTGIGFGKTRKGFNGLRVYLLEEEITPADEVYVLESNVDHLTGEELGLFFDQVLASGALDVIYLPGVMKKNRPGGMLQVLSPPEHLHTVEDIFFKHSLTLGLRIRKVQRVMLPRQESTARTKWGDVQAKKITWKNNQFLRPENESLKKLAQKTGLSVVELRLLMQDLQEID